A region from the Negativicutes bacterium genome encodes:
- a CDS encoding type III pantothenate kinase, with product MLLVFDIGNSNIVLGVYKDDILLKHWRISTDRQKTGDEYGMLLNNLFNFNGLKISDIEAIIISSVVPPLVVPLSKMCQRYFNIDPLVVGPGIKTGIKIKYENPREVGADRIVNAVAAREKFPGSLIIVDFGTATTFCAINNEGDYLGGAIAPGIGISSEALFQRAAKLPRIELVTPKSVICRNTITSMQSGIIFGFTGQVDEIVRRMKTEMNEEATVIATGGLANLIAKQSTTIDKVEHFLTLDGLCILYKRNASNMRDF from the coding sequence ATGTTATTAGTATTTGATATTGGTAATAGTAATATTGTACTGGGTGTATATAAAGATGACATTTTATTAAAGCATTGGCGTATTTCAACTGATCGTCAGAAAACCGGTGATGAATATGGAATGCTACTTAATAATTTGTTTAATTTTAATGGTTTGAAAATTAGTGATATTGAAGCAATTATTATTTCCTCGGTTGTTCCGCCACTAGTTGTACCACTTTCTAAAATGTGTCAGCGTTATTTTAACATTGATCCGTTGGTAGTAGGGCCTGGCATAAAAACTGGGATAAAAATTAAATATGAAAATCCTCGTGAAGTTGGTGCGGACAGAATTGTTAATGCAGTGGCCGCTCGCGAAAAGTTTCCGGGTAGCTTAATTATTGTTGATTTTGGCACAGCTACGACTTTTTGTGCGATTAATAATGAAGGTGATTATTTGGGGGGAGCAATTGCTCCGGGAATTGGAATTTCTAGTGAAGCCTTGTTCCAAAGAGCGGCAAAATTGCCGAGAATTGAACTTGTTACCCCTAAATCGGTGATTTGTCGTAATACTATTACCAGTATGCAATCAGGAATAATTTTTGGCTTTACCGGTCAAGTTGATGAGATTGTCAGACGAATGAAAACCGAAATGAATGAAGAAGCGACAGTTATTGCTACCGGTGGTTTAGCTAATTTAATTGCTAAACAATCTACGACCATTGATAAAGTCGAACACTTTTTAACATTAGATGGTTTGTGCATTTTATATAAACGCAATGCCAGTAATATGCGTGATTTTTAA
- the dusB gene encoding tRNA dihydrouridine synthase DusB produces the protein MRIGNIEIANPVILAPMAGVTDLPFRILAKELGCGLVYTEMVSDKGINYRNCHTLEMLKTDCRERPVALQLFGAEPQSIAKAAKYVESLGVADIIDLNMGCPAPKVVKNNEGSALMKEPLLAFEIMKAVVEAVDLPVTVKFRKGWDNNNENAVEMAQLAEKAGVCAVAVHGRTREQYYSGQADWDIIKEVKAAVSIPVIGNGDIRTCQDAKKMLEKTGCDAIMIGRGCQGNPWIFQQVSTFLNTGQIINQPSIEERVDLIKRHLAMLIELKGEYIGAREMRKHATWYTKGLPFSADYRLRFNQAESETDFHKVFADLLKNYHKD, from the coding sequence ATGAGGATTGGGAATATTGAAATAGCTAATCCTGTTATTTTAGCACCGATGGCTGGTGTTACGGACTTACCTTTTCGTATTTTAGCAAAAGAATTGGGTTGTGGCTTGGTCTATACTGAGATGGTTAGTGATAAAGGGATTAATTATCGTAACTGTCACACTCTAGAGATGTTAAAGACTGATTGCCGAGAACGTCCGGTGGCACTACAATTATTTGGGGCGGAGCCTCAAAGTATTGCGAAAGCTGCTAAGTATGTTGAAAGCTTAGGGGTTGCAGATATTATTGATCTTAATATGGGTTGTCCGGCGCCCAAGGTTGTTAAAAATAATGAGGGTTCAGCATTGATGAAGGAACCGTTGTTAGCCTTTGAAATCATGAAAGCGGTGGTCGAGGCGGTAGATTTACCGGTCACGGTGAAGTTTCGTAAGGGTTGGGACAATAATAATGAAAATGCGGTAGAAATGGCTCAATTAGCTGAAAAAGCCGGGGTTTGTGCTGTTGCGGTGCATGGCCGAACTAGAGAACAATATTACTCTGGTCAAGCTGATTGGGATATTATCAAAGAAGTTAAAGCGGCAGTTAGTATTCCGGTGATTGGTAATGGTGATATCAGAACTTGCCAAGATGCCAAGAAAATGCTTGAAAAAACAGGCTGTGATGCGATTATGATTGGTCGTGGCTGTCAAGGTAATCCTTGGATATTTCAACAAGTTAGTACTTTTTTAAATACCGGTCAGATAATAAATCAACCTAGTATTGAAGAACGAGTTGACTTGATAAAAAGACACTTAGCCATGTTGATTGAATTAAAGGGCGAGTATATCGGTGCACGAGAGATGCGCAAGCATGCAACTTGGTATACTAAGGGTTTACCGTTCTCGGCTGATTATCGGTTACGCTTTAATCAAGCAGAAAGTGAAACTGATTTTCATAAAGTATTTGCTGATTTATTAAAAAATTATCATAAGGATTGA
- a CDS encoding type 1 glutamine amidotransferase, whose protein sequence is MRIHYLQHVQFEGLANIQQWANLKNHSITATKMYAGEALPAVDDFDFLIVLGGPMNIYDEQEFPWLIKEKEFLREVIAQEKTVLGICLGAQLLAAVLGAEVISNPAKEIGWLKVKTSTESMLKNILPAEFMAFHWHGDTFLLPKEATLLGSSEGCNNQGFEMFKGKVVGVQFHLESNVDSIEALLTNCESELVAGPHIQSSAEIIQGYRHCANLYDNMVKLLDYMENATI, encoded by the coding sequence ATGAGAATTCACTACTTACAACATGTTCAATTTGAAGGATTGGCTAATATACAACAGTGGGCGAACCTTAAAAATCATAGTATCACTGCTACAAAAATGTATGCAGGTGAAGCTTTACCGGCTGTTGACGATTTTGATTTTTTGATTGTATTGGGCGGTCCGATGAATATTTATGATGAACAAGAGTTCCCGTGGTTGATTAAGGAAAAAGAATTTTTGCGGGAAGTTATTGCTCAGGAGAAAACAGTGCTGGGGATTTGTTTAGGCGCTCAATTATTAGCGGCAGTATTAGGTGCGGAGGTTATCAGCAATCCTGCAAAGGAGATTGGTTGGCTGAAAGTAAAAACTTCAACTGAAAGTATGCTTAAGAATATTTTGCCGGCTGAGTTTATGGCTTTTCATTGGCACGGTGATACCTTTTTATTGCCTAAAGAAGCAACGTTGTTAGGGAGTAGTGAGGGTTGTAATAATCAAGGGTTTGAAATGTTTAAAGGAAAAGTAGTTGGTGTGCAATTTCATTTAGAGTCTAATGTAGATAGTATTGAAGCCCTACTAACTAATTGTGAATCTGAACTTGTAGCAGGACCACATATTCAAAGTAGTGCTGAAATAATTCAAGGTTATCGGCATTGTGCAAATCTTTATGATAATATGGTAAAACTATTGGATTACATGGAAAATGCTACAATATAA
- the greA gene encoding transcription elongation factor GreA — protein sequence MAEKQIMLTEEGLKKLEVKLEHLKTVRRTQVAERIKQAIEFGDISENSEYEDAKNEQAFIEGEIMTLEKMLRNSQIISDADKNKDEVRLGCTVKIKDIEFDEILEYSIVGSAEADPTEFKISNESPVGQAIIGQKVGKVVEVQVPAGVLKYEILEIIR from the coding sequence ATGGCTGAAAAGCAAATAATGCTTACTGAAGAAGGCTTAAAGAAGCTGGAAGTAAAACTAGAACATTTAAAAACAGTTCGTAGAACACAAGTAGCTGAAAGAATTAAACAAGCTATTGAGTTTGGTGATATCAGTGAGAACTCAGAGTATGAGGATGCTAAAAATGAACAGGCATTTATTGAAGGAGAAATCATGACTCTGGAAAAAATGCTGAGAAATAGTCAAATTATTTCTGATGCCGATAAGAATAAAGATGAAGTAAGATTAGGTTGCACAGTTAAAATAAAAGATATAGAATTTGATGAAATATTAGAATATAGCATAGTTGGTTCGGCGGAAGCAGATCCGACAGAATTCAAAATTTCAAATGAATCTCCGGTTGGTCAAGCAATTATTGGTCAAAAAGTTGGAAAAGTTGTTGAAGTACAAGTTCCGGCAGGAGTTTTAAAATATGAAATTCTTGAAATTATAAGATAG
- the lysS gene encoding lysine--tRNA ligase, whose amino-acid sequence MSENNEQKVQVEDLNELMKVRREKLAAIEQAGIEPFGRRYEISHHAQDILENFESLEGNSVKIAGRIMTVRGHGKASFINVADMSGKIQVYLRQDVLGEELYGRFSLLDIGDIIGVEGLVFKTQRGEISVKATNFEIQAKSLRPLPEKFHGLKDVETRYRQRYLDLIVNPDVRNSFVMRSKIIKELRNYLDNQDFLEVETPMMHPIAGGAAARPFVTYHNALDMNLYMRIAPELYLKRLIVGGFEKVYEVGRVFRNEGISIRHNPEFTSVELYQAFADYNDLMALTENIVAHVAQATLGTTKINYQGTAIDLTPSWTRMSMVEAVEKYTGVNFNNVTTLEQAQAEAAKLGVKYEKKDGIGGILNNIFEDKVEEHLIQPTFITGHPTEISPLAKRNKDNPEITDRFEVFIYGREIANGFSELNDPIDQEGRFMEQVQQRESGDDEAHMMDHDYVTALEYGLAPTGGLGIGIDRLVMFLTDSASIRDVLLFPHMRHK is encoded by the coding sequence ATGAGTGAAAATAATGAACAAAAAGTTCAGGTAGAAGATTTAAATGAGTTGATGAAAGTTCGCCGTGAAAAATTGGCGGCGATAGAACAAGCGGGAATTGAGCCGTTTGGTCGTCGTTATGAAATTTCTCATCACGCCCAAGATATTTTAGAAAACTTTGAAAGTCTAGAAGGCAACAGCGTTAAAATTGCCGGCAGAATTATGACTGTACGCGGTCATGGTAAAGCCAGCTTTATTAATGTTGCTGATATGTCAGGTAAGATTCAAGTTTATTTGAGACAAGATGTTTTAGGTGAAGAGTTATACGGCAGATTTAGTTTGCTAGATATTGGTGATATTATTGGAGTTGAAGGGTTAGTCTTTAAAACACAACGTGGTGAAATCAGTGTGAAGGCTACAAATTTTGAAATTCAAGCAAAATCGCTTAGACCATTGCCGGAAAAATTCCATGGTCTTAAAGATGTGGAAACACGTTATCGTCAACGCTATTTAGATTTGATTGTAAATCCTGATGTAAGAAATTCTTTTGTAATGCGTAGTAAAATTATTAAAGAATTAAGAAACTATCTTGATAATCAAGACTTTTTAGAAGTTGAAACGCCAATGATGCATCCGATTGCCGGTGGGGCAGCGGCTAGACCGTTTGTTACTTATCATAATGCCTTAGATATGAATTTATATATGAGAATAGCACCAGAACTTTATTTAAAACGCTTAATTGTTGGTGGTTTTGAAAAAGTGTATGAAGTGGGCAGAGTTTTCCGTAATGAAGGTATTTCTATCAGACATAATCCGGAATTTACTTCCGTAGAATTATATCAAGCGTTTGCTGATTATAATGATTTGATGGCATTAACAGAAAATATTGTAGCTCATGTAGCGCAAGCAACATTAGGCACAACTAAAATTAATTACCAAGGAACAGCGATAGATTTAACGCCAAGCTGGACTAGAATGAGCATGGTTGAAGCGGTAGAAAAATATACAGGGGTTAACTTTAATAATGTTACGACCTTAGAGCAAGCACAAGCAGAAGCGGCTAAACTAGGTGTGAAATATGAGAAAAAAGATGGTATTGGTGGTATTTTAAATAATATTTTTGAAGATAAAGTTGAAGAGCATTTAATTCAACCAACCTTTATTACTGGACATCCAACAGAAATTTCACCGTTGGCAAAACGTAATAAAGATAATCCGGAAATCACTGATCGTTTTGAAGTATTTATCTATGGACGCGAAATCGCTAATGGCTTCTCGGAGTTAAATGACCCGATTGATCAAGAAGGGCGCTTTATGGAACAAGTTCAACAACGTGAGTCGGGCGATGATGAAGCTCACATGATGGATCATGACTATGTTACAGCACTAGAATATGGCTTAGCGCCTACTGGTGGCTTAGGGATTGGTATTGATCGTTTAGTAATGTTTTTAACTGACAGTGCTTCAATTAGAGATGTATTGTTATTTCCGCATATGAGACATAAATAA
- a CDS encoding C_GCAxxG_C_C family protein, translating to MSTDTNLLSGNQFNEQAETYLKSEYGIKAMGLFKNGYNCSQAVFLAFADKYELSEEVALKISSSFGGGMGRLREVCGAVTGMFMTTGLVYGYTDPTDHGAKTEHYKKIQALATKFEEINKSIICRVLLGLDVKKDQHIPEIRTAEYYKKRPCAELVGIAAGIMAEYLETKK from the coding sequence ATGAGTACAGATACTAATTTATTAAGTGGAAATCAATTTAATGAGCAGGCTGAAACTTATTTAAAATCAGAGTACGGTATAAAGGCGATGGGATTATTTAAGAATGGCTATAATTGTTCACAGGCAGTGTTTTTGGCATTTGCTGACAAATATGAGTTATCAGAGGAAGTAGCTTTGAAAATTAGTTCATCTTTTGGTGGTGGAATGGGGCGATTGCGCGAGGTTTGTGGTGCCGTAACAGGGATGTTTATGACTACTGGTTTAGTATATGGCTATACTGATCCGACCGATCATGGTGCAAAAACTGAACATTATAAAAAAATTCAAGCTTTAGCAACTAAGTTTGAGGAAATTAACAAATCAATTATTTGTAGAGTTTTATTGGGGCTGGATGTGAAGAAAGACCAACATATTCCTGAAATCAGAACGGCAGAGTATTATAAAAAAAGACCTTGTGCAGAATTGGTAGGTATTGCTGCCGGTATTATGGCTGAATATCTTGAAACTAAAAAATGA
- a CDS encoding iron-sulfur cluster assembly scaffold protein codes for MFAEYNNIVIDHFMTPRNSGIIENYNAEGSYGDPECGDSLNVYLKVENDIIIDISFLVFGCVAAIATSSMITELAKGLTLKEALLLQKDDVTTALGGLPENKVHCSLIGITALQNAIENYYSKK; via the coding sequence ATGTTTGCCGAATATAATAATATTGTCATTGATCATTTTATGACACCACGAAACTCCGGCATTATTGAAAATTATAATGCTGAGGGTAGTTATGGTGACCCTGAATGTGGAGATTCTTTAAATGTTTACCTGAAGGTAGAAAATGATATTATTATCGATATCAGTTTTTTGGTGTTTGGTTGCGTAGCGGCTATTGCGACTAGTAGTATGATTACTGAATTAGCAAAAGGATTAACGCTAAAAGAAGCCTTGCTGTTACAGAAAGATGATGTTACAACTGCCTTAGGTGGGTTGCCTGAAAATAAAGTTCATTGTTCGTTGATTGGTATTACTGCTCTACAAAATGCTATTGAAAATTATTATTCCAAAAAATAA